One Gordonia zhaorongruii DNA segment encodes these proteins:
- a CDS encoding NUDIX hydrolase, which produces MQGDGDGWVFDADGARYWGRHGAAGLLLTAPLDDGVAVLLQHRAVWSHQGGTWGLPGGARDSHESPEDAAVREAGEEAGLAPSDLEVTDSFVTHRASSGWTYTTVMASARSCVATTPNGESTELRWVRASAVADLPLHPGFARAWPELLLRLR; this is translated from the coding sequence GTGCAGGGAGACGGCGACGGCTGGGTCTTCGACGCCGACGGCGCGCGCTACTGGGGCCGTCACGGCGCGGCCGGACTGTTGCTGACCGCCCCACTCGACGACGGTGTCGCGGTGCTGTTGCAGCATCGGGCCGTGTGGTCGCATCAGGGCGGGACCTGGGGGCTGCCCGGTGGAGCGCGCGACTCGCATGAGAGCCCGGAGGACGCCGCAGTGCGTGAGGCCGGCGAAGAGGCGGGCCTCGCGCCCTCCGACCTGGAGGTGACCGACTCGTTCGTCACCCATCGCGCGTCGAGCGGGTGGACGTACACGACGGTGATGGCGAGCGCTCGGTCGTGCGTGGCGACGACCCCGAACGGTGAGTCGACCGAGTTGCGGTGGGTCCGGGCATCTGCGGTCGCCGACCTGCCGCTTCACCCGGGCTTCGCGCGCGCGTGGCCGGAGCTGCTTCTGCGTCTGCGCTGA